A single Paraburkholderia sp. D15 DNA region contains:
- a CDS encoding ABC transporter permease, translating into MLSNLLVQLVNGLADASTLFLVAAGLSLIFGVTRIVNFAHGSFYMFGIYVAYSIASRFGHTTGGFWLSVLAAALVVAVLGALVEIVVLRRIYQAPELFHLLATFALVLIFRDAALWLWGPEDLFGPRAPHLAGAVDFLGHPLPTYDIALIVIGPVVLLLLWYALTRTRWGTLVRAATQDREMLGALGINQAWLFTGVFFVGAFLAGLGGALQGPRMSANLSLDLETIGNAFVVVVVGGMGSIPGAFVAALIIAEIKALCIGIGHVTIFGIGLSLSRFTLVAEFVVMAVVLVVRPWGLLGRATAAVRGMAAPEAPLRPAGKRLKWLAAIALLVLALAPLAANAFPYMPVLLVEILIAVLFATSLHFIMGPGGMHSFGHAAYFGLGAYGAALFLKVLNLPMEAALLLGPLLAVAGALVFGWFCVRLSGVYLAMLTLAFAQIVWSVVFQWDDVTGGSNGVLGLWPSNWLSSPVAFYYLTLVCVVIGVWLLRRMLFSPLGYAMRASRDSVLRAEAIGIDVKRVQWAAFVIASLFCGLAGSLYAFSKGTISPEVISVSRSVDGLVMVLLGGLQTLTGPIVGAAVFTWLQDAVARQTDYWQALLGLAILLLVIAFPQGIVGFVRERFGDDGADRTDSANLPSGGASEPSQRTAAIEEGL; encoded by the coding sequence ATGCTTTCGAATTTGCTGGTACAGCTGGTCAATGGACTCGCCGACGCGTCGACGCTGTTTCTGGTCGCCGCCGGTTTGTCGTTGATCTTCGGCGTGACGCGCATCGTCAACTTTGCGCACGGCTCGTTCTATATGTTCGGCATCTACGTCGCGTACAGCATCGCGAGCCGGTTCGGCCACACCACGGGCGGCTTCTGGCTCTCGGTGCTGGCCGCCGCGCTGGTCGTCGCGGTGCTCGGCGCGCTGGTCGAGATCGTCGTGCTGAGGCGGATCTATCAGGCGCCGGAACTGTTCCATCTGCTGGCGACCTTCGCGCTCGTGCTGATCTTTCGCGATGCCGCGCTGTGGCTGTGGGGCCCGGAAGATCTGTTCGGCCCGCGCGCGCCGCATCTGGCGGGCGCGGTCGATTTTCTCGGCCATCCGCTGCCCACCTACGACATCGCGCTGATCGTGATCGGCCCGGTCGTGCTGCTGCTGCTCTGGTATGCGTTGACGCGCACGCGCTGGGGCACGCTGGTGCGCGCCGCGACCCAGGACCGCGAGATGCTCGGCGCGCTCGGTATCAACCAGGCGTGGCTGTTCACCGGCGTGTTCTTCGTCGGCGCGTTTCTCGCCGGACTCGGCGGCGCGCTGCAAGGGCCGCGCATGTCGGCGAACCTGTCGCTGGATCTGGAGACGATCGGCAATGCGTTCGTGGTGGTGGTGGTCGGCGGCATGGGTTCGATTCCCGGCGCGTTCGTCGCCGCGCTGATCATCGCGGAGATCAAGGCGTTGTGTATCGGCATCGGACACGTGACGATCTTCGGCATCGGTCTGTCGTTGAGCCGCTTTACGCTGGTCGCGGAATTCGTCGTGATGGCGGTCGTGCTGGTGGTGCGTCCGTGGGGCCTGCTCGGCCGCGCCACCGCCGCGGTGCGCGGGATGGCGGCGCCGGAAGCGCCGTTGCGGCCGGCGGGCAAACGTCTGAAGTGGCTCGCCGCGATCGCATTGCTGGTGCTCGCGCTCGCGCCGCTCGCGGCCAACGCATTCCCGTATATGCCGGTGTTGCTGGTCGAGATACTGATTGCCGTGCTGTTCGCCACAAGTCTGCATTTCATCATGGGGCCGGGCGGCATGCATTCGTTCGGTCATGCCGCGTACTTCGGCCTTGGTGCGTACGGCGCCGCGTTGTTCCTCAAGGTGCTGAACCTGCCGATGGAAGCCGCGTTGTTGCTCGGCCCTCTGCTCGCCGTAGCCGGTGCGCTGGTGTTCGGCTGGTTCTGCGTCAGGCTTTCCGGCGTCTACCTCGCGATGCTGACGCTCGCGTTCGCGCAGATCGTCTGGTCGGTGGTGTTCCAGTGGGACGACGTGACCGGCGGCAGCAACGGCGTGCTCGGCTTGTGGCCGTCGAACTGGCTGTCGTCGCCGGTCGCGTTCTATTACCTGACGCTGGTGTGCGTGGTGATCGGCGTATGGCTGCTGCGCAGGATGCTGTTCTCGCCGCTCGGCTACGCGATGCGTGCGTCGCGCGATTCGGTGCTGCGCGCCGAGGCGATCGGCATCGACGTGAAGCGCGTGCAGTGGGCGGCGTTCGTGATCGCGTCGCTGTTCTGCGGGCTCGCCGGTTCGCTCTACGCCTTCTCCAAGGGGACGATCTCGCCGGAAGTGATCAGCGTGAGCCGTTCGGTGGATGGCCTCGTGATGGTGCTGCTCGGCGGCTTGCAGACGCTGACCGGTCCGATCGTCGGCGCGGCCGTGTTCACGTGGCTGCAGGACGCCGTCGCGCGGCAGACCGATTACTGGCAGGCGCTGCTGGGCCTCGCGATCCTGTTGCTGGTGATCGCGTTTCCGCAGGGCATCGTCGGCTTCGTTCGCGAGCGTTTCGGCGACGATGGCGCGGACCGCACCGACTCGGCCAATCTTCCTAGCGGCGGTGCGTCCGAACCGTCGCAACGCACGGCGGCGATCGAGGAGGGACTATGA
- a CDS encoding ABC transporter ATP-binding protein yields MSLLQVSNLSKSFGGLKAVDDVSFNLEAGQLLALLGPNGAGKSTCFNMVNGQLPPSSGSIRLDGQELVGMRPRDIWRLGVGRTFQIAATFNSMTVQENVQMALVSRERKTFGLWTPASSRHAGEALALLDQVGMAADAQRACGVLAYGDVKRVELAIALANRPKLLLMDEPTAGMAPKERNDLMALTKRLVVEHRIGVLFTEHSMDVVFAYADRMIVLARGKLIAEGDADTIRNDARVQEVYFGTGKTFQPRAPLHEAAGAEPGDDHANNPGQGALQ; encoded by the coding sequence ATGAGTCTGCTGCAAGTCTCCAACCTCAGCAAATCGTTCGGCGGCCTCAAAGCGGTCGACGACGTCTCGTTCAATCTCGAAGCAGGCCAACTGCTCGCGCTGCTCGGGCCGAACGGCGCGGGCAAGTCGACCTGCTTCAACATGGTCAACGGTCAGTTGCCGCCCTCGTCGGGTTCCATCCGGCTCGACGGTCAGGAACTGGTCGGCATGCGGCCGCGCGACATCTGGCGTCTCGGCGTGGGCCGCACATTCCAGATCGCCGCGACCTTCAATTCGATGACCGTGCAGGAAAACGTGCAGATGGCGCTGGTGTCGCGCGAACGCAAAACCTTCGGCCTGTGGACGCCTGCAAGCTCGCGCCATGCCGGCGAAGCGCTGGCGTTGCTCGATCAGGTCGGCATGGCGGCGGATGCGCAGCGCGCGTGCGGCGTGCTCGCATACGGCGACGTGAAGCGCGTCGAACTCGCGATCGCGCTCGCCAACCGGCCGAAGCTGCTGCTGATGGACGAACCCACCGCCGGCATGGCGCCGAAGGAACGCAACGACTTGATGGCATTGACCAAGCGCCTCGTCGTCGAACACCGGATCGGCGTGCTGTTCACCGAGCACAGCATGGATGTCGTGTTCGCCTACGCCGATCGCATGATCGTGCTCGCGCGCGGCAAGCTGATCGCCGAGGGCGACGCCGACACGATCCGCAACGACGCCCGCGTGCAGGAGGTGTACTTCGGCACCGGCAAGACCTTCCAGCCGCGCGCGCCGCTGCACGAAGCGGCAGGCGCTGAACCCGGTGACGATCACGCGAACAACCCGGGCCAGGGAGCGCTGCAATGA
- a CDS encoding ABC transporter ATP-binding protein: protein MSEPMLKVSGLNAFYGRAHILFDVGIEVGRGEVVALMGRNGAGKSTTMKAVMGLLPRRQGEVTFRGQNIAALPPYKIARLGMGFVPEDRRVFADLTVMENLDAGRQPPREGAPQWTPEKLFRLFPNLGEMPRRPGGQMSGGEQQMLTVSRTLMGNPYLVLLDEPSEGVAPVIVEQMANMILELKREGLSILLSEQNLHFAELVSDRAYVLEKGQIRFSGTIGELARNETVRRAYLSV, encoded by the coding sequence ATGAGCGAGCCGATGCTGAAAGTCTCCGGTCTCAACGCGTTCTATGGCCGCGCGCATATCCTGTTCGACGTCGGCATCGAAGTCGGCCGTGGCGAGGTCGTGGCGCTGATGGGCCGCAACGGCGCCGGCAAATCGACCACGATGAAGGCGGTGATGGGCTTGCTGCCGCGTCGTCAGGGCGAAGTCACGTTTCGCGGCCAGAACATCGCCGCGTTGCCGCCGTACAAAATCGCGCGCCTCGGCATGGGCTTCGTGCCCGAAGACCGCCGCGTGTTCGCCGATCTCACGGTGATGGAAAACCTCGACGCCGGCCGTCAGCCGCCGCGCGAAGGCGCGCCGCAGTGGACGCCGGAAAAACTGTTCCGGCTCTTTCCGAATCTCGGCGAAATGCCCAGGCGCCCCGGCGGCCAGATGAGCGGCGGCGAGCAGCAGATGCTGACCGTGTCGCGCACGCTGATGGGCAATCCGTATCTGGTCCTGCTCGACGAACCGTCCGAAGGCGTTGCGCCCGTGATCGTCGAGCAGATGGCGAACATGATTCTCGAACTCAAGCGCGAAGGGCTGTCGATTCTTTTGTCGGAACAGAATCTGCACTTCGCCGAGCTGGTCAGCGACCGCGCGTATGTGCTCGAAAAAGGGCAGATCCGTTTCAGCGGCACGATCGGCGAACTCGCACGGAACGAAACAGTGAGGCGCGCTTATCTGAGCGTGTGA
- a CDS encoding amidohydrolase family protein yields the protein MAAETLTGLSGKVAVTNIGLLLSGDIDRPILDATTLVIDDGVIVAIGQEKDCDLEGARTTVDCKGTTVAPGLIDSHVHPVFGDWTPRQNQMGWIESNLNGGVTTMISAGEVHLPGRPKDVLGVKALAITAQRSFEGMRGAGVGGGVKVMAGAPVIEKGMVEEDFKELSEAGVKLLGEVGLGSVKGGEEAAQMVAWARKYGIQSTIHTGGPSIPGSGLIDRDVVLAADADVIGHINGGHTSLSYRHVCDLCEQSTRALEIVHNGNERIALLTARHAIELKCPHRIILGTDSPAGSGVQPLGILRMIALIASLADVPAEIAFCFATGNTARQRNLRQGLIEVGRPADLVFMDRAQHTAADTLLESVQLGDIPGVGMVMIDGLIRCRRSRNTPPATDVPVVL from the coding sequence ATGGCGGCAGAGACGTTGACAGGCTTGTCGGGCAAGGTCGCGGTAACGAACATCGGGCTGCTGTTATCCGGCGACATCGACCGGCCGATTCTCGACGCGACGACGCTGGTGATCGACGACGGCGTGATCGTCGCGATCGGCCAGGAGAAAGACTGCGATCTCGAAGGCGCGCGCACCACGGTCGATTGCAAGGGCACGACGGTGGCGCCCGGTTTGATCGACTCGCACGTGCACCCGGTCTTCGGGGACTGGACGCCGCGACAGAATCAGATGGGCTGGATCGAATCGAATCTGAACGGCGGCGTGACGACCATGATCTCGGCGGGCGAAGTGCATCTGCCCGGCCGTCCGAAAGACGTGCTCGGCGTGAAGGCGCTGGCCATCACCGCGCAGCGTTCGTTCGAGGGGATGCGCGGCGCGGGTGTCGGCGGCGGCGTGAAGGTCATGGCGGGAGCGCCGGTGATCGAGAAGGGCATGGTCGAGGAGGACTTCAAGGAGCTCTCGGAAGCGGGCGTGAAGCTGCTCGGCGAAGTCGGGCTCGGCAGCGTGAAGGGCGGCGAGGAAGCCGCGCAGATGGTCGCGTGGGCGCGCAAGTACGGCATTCAGAGCACGATCCACACGGGCGGCCCGTCGATTCCTGGCTCCGGGCTGATCGATCGCGACGTGGTGCTCGCCGCCGACGCGGACGTGATCGGCCATATCAACGGCGGCCATACGTCGCTGTCGTACCGGCATGTCTGCGATCTGTGCGAGCAATCGACGCGCGCGCTGGAGATCGTCCACAACGGCAACGAACGGATCGCGTTGCTGACCGCGCGGCATGCGATCGAATTGAAGTGTCCGCATCGCATCATCCTCGGCACCGATAGTCCGGCCGGCTCCGGCGTGCAGCCGCTCGGCATTCTGCGCATGATCGCGCTGATCGCCAGTCTCGCCGACGTCCCCGCCGAAATCGCCTTCTGTTTCGCGACGGGCAACACCGCGCGGCAACGCAACCTGCGCCAGGGCTTGATCGAAGTGGGCCGTCCCGCCGATCTGGTGTTCATGGACCGCGCGCAGCACACGGCCGCCGACACGCTGCTGGAGAGCGTGCAGCTCGGCGACATTCCGGGCGTCGGCATGGTGATGATCGACGGTTTGATCCGCTGCCGCCGCAGCCGCAACACGCCGCCGGCGACCGACGTGCCGGTGGTGCTGTGA
- a CDS encoding (2Fe-2S)-binding protein has translation MNRATPLTLNVNGATHRVAAAADTPLLYLLRNDLALNGPKFGCGLGECGACTVLLDGVPTRACVTTARVALGHEITTLEGLGTRVALHPVQQAFIEEQAAQCGYCLNGMIMTAKALLDRDPHPGVETIRRELSRNLCRCGTHVEIVRAVQRAAELLAAQPAAQSAVHEGVRA, from the coding sequence ATGAACCGCGCGACGCCGCTGACGCTGAACGTGAACGGCGCGACGCATCGCGTCGCCGCCGCTGCCGACACGCCGCTGCTGTATCTGCTGCGTAACGACCTCGCGTTGAACGGCCCGAAGTTCGGTTGCGGGCTCGGCGAGTGCGGCGCCTGCACGGTGCTGCTCGACGGCGTGCCCACGCGCGCGTGCGTGACGACGGCGCGCGTCGCGCTCGGCCACGAGATCACCACGCTCGAAGGACTCGGCACGCGGGTCGCGCTGCATCCGGTGCAGCAGGCGTTCATCGAGGAACAGGCCGCGCAGTGCGGCTATTGTCTGAACGGCATGATCATGACGGCCAAGGCGCTGCTCGATCGCGATCCGCATCCGGGCGTCGAGACGATCCGGCGCGAGCTGTCGCGCAACCTGTGCCGCTGCGGCACGCACGTCGAGATCGTGCGCGCGGTGCAGCGTGCCGCCGAATTGCTGGCGGCGCAGCCCGCCGCGCAGTCGGCGGTGCATGAAGGAGTGCGCGCGTGA
- a CDS encoding molybdopterin cofactor-binding domain-containing protein produces MTGPDFSVDRRAAPPSRRQLYDARSVLIVTRPPQAPVKPAIGQPGSRSSFVPTEADMFLVVRDDGSVVAFNGHVDLGTGIGTALAQIVAEELDVPLTRVSIVLGHTREAPNQGPTIASATIQISSVPLRQAAAQARQYLLARAAARLHVEASELDVRDGVIFVRGDDARARGVATYAELVDGQRVELQLATDAPLKSPDAYKVVGTSAPRIDIPAKATGELSFVHDVRVPGMLHGRVVRPPYAGVAQGEFMGNSLQHVDEHSVDDLPGIVKVVVIRDFVGIVAEREEVAQQAVKRLDVRWKPVDAMDGLPPLDTSDEVEAALRANPAQRRDLVIEGDVEAALAQDPSRTLERTYVWPFQMHASIGPSCAVADYRDGSLKVWSGTQNPHSLRADLALLLTLDEARIEIVRMDAAGCYGRNCADDVAADAALLSRATGSPVRVQLSREDEHAWEPKGAAQLMDVRGALSAEGELAAYDFATRYPSNDAPTLALLLTGTISAQPQVFEMGDRTAVPPYDYRAMRIVCDDTPPIVRASWLRGVSALPNTFAHESFVDELAEQAGVDPLEFRLRHLTDPRAVDLVKAVADKAGWEPRGAAHAEERNRQRAEQEGDVLRGRGIAYARYVHSKFPGFGAAWSAWVADVEVNRRSGELAVTRVVVGQDTGTMINPDGVRHQIHGNVIQATSRALKERVTFGDNAVTSQEWGAYPILTFREVPVIDVVMMPRHGEPPMGAGESASLPGAAAIANALYDATGVRFRRPPFTPETIRAALADAQAQEASARRKKRWRLGFLGAFAAGAAGWLGALALTPAAIAPITPPLASSFAPELIARGKLLAALGNCAVCHTAHNGVPNAGGKPLDTPFGTVYSTNLTPDGQTGIGHWSLDAFIRAMRQGISRDGHRLYPVFPYTSFQNTSDDDLKALYAYLMAQTPVRSRPPETKLPFPFGVRPLMAGWNALFLGRTRFDAHANATANANAAPSAQWNRGAYLVNGLGHCSACHTPRNAFGAEKSGAAFMGGGLAEGWEAPALSALSNAPVPWSEDELFRYLRDGHAPLHGVAAGPMAPVIGDLAALPDSDIRAMATYLASLNPLEPNADPLATARQYEQASAITGAPTGLGARLFDGACAACHHTGSGPQLFGAHPSLALNTNLHSATPDNLIRVILDGIASPARPELGTMPAYRDSFNDAQVAELVTWLRGQFAGGKPAWQNVAASVARIRATPRAE; encoded by the coding sequence GTGACGGGCCCGGACTTCAGCGTCGATCGCCGCGCCGCGCCGCCGTCGCGCCGGCAGTTGTACGACGCGCGCAGCGTGCTGATCGTCACGCGGCCGCCGCAGGCGCCGGTGAAGCCGGCCATCGGTCAACCGGGCTCGCGCTCGTCGTTCGTGCCGACCGAGGCGGACATGTTCCTTGTGGTACGCGACGACGGCAGCGTGGTCGCGTTCAATGGCCACGTCGATCTCGGCACGGGTATCGGCACCGCGCTCGCGCAGATCGTCGCGGAAGAACTGGATGTGCCGTTGACGCGCGTGTCGATCGTGCTCGGCCATACGCGCGAAGCGCCGAACCAGGGGCCGACGATCGCCAGCGCCACGATCCAGATTTCGTCGGTGCCGTTGCGTCAGGCTGCCGCGCAGGCGCGTCAGTATCTGCTCGCGCGGGCGGCGGCGCGCCTGCATGTCGAGGCCAGCGAGCTGGACGTACGCGACGGCGTGATCTTCGTGCGTGGCGACGACGCGCGGGCCAGGGGCGTGGCGACTTACGCGGAACTGGTCGACGGTCAACGCGTGGAGTTGCAACTCGCCACCGATGCGCCGCTCAAATCGCCGGACGCCTACAAGGTGGTCGGCACCAGCGCGCCGCGGATCGACATTCCCGCGAAGGCCACCGGCGAGCTGAGCTTCGTGCACGACGTGCGCGTGCCGGGCATGCTGCATGGCCGCGTGGTGCGTCCGCCGTATGCGGGCGTCGCGCAGGGCGAGTTCATGGGCAACAGCCTGCAGCATGTCGACGAACATTCGGTCGACGACTTGCCCGGCATCGTGAAGGTCGTGGTGATCCGCGACTTCGTCGGCATCGTCGCCGAGCGCGAGGAGGTCGCGCAGCAGGCGGTCAAACGGCTCGACGTGCGCTGGAAACCGGTGGACGCCATGGACGGTTTGCCGCCGCTCGACACCAGCGACGAAGTGGAAGCTGCGTTGCGCGCGAATCCGGCCCAACGCCGTGATCTCGTGATCGAAGGCGACGTGGAGGCCGCGCTCGCGCAAGACCCGTCCCGCACGCTGGAACGCACCTACGTGTGGCCGTTTCAGATGCATGCGTCGATCGGACCATCGTGCGCGGTGGCCGACTATCGCGACGGCTCGCTGAAGGTGTGGTCGGGCACGCAGAATCCGCATTCGCTGCGCGCCGATCTCGCGCTGCTGCTGACGCTCGACGAGGCGCGCATCGAGATCGTGCGGATGGATGCGGCCGGCTGCTACGGCCGCAATTGCGCGGACGACGTCGCCGCCGACGCCGCGTTGCTGTCGCGCGCGACGGGCAGTCCGGTGCGCGTGCAACTGTCGCGCGAGGACGAGCACGCGTGGGAGCCGAAAGGCGCCGCGCAATTGATGGACGTGCGCGGCGCGCTGAGTGCCGAGGGCGAACTCGCGGCGTACGACTTCGCGACGCGGTATCCGTCGAACGATGCGCCGACGCTGGCGTTGCTGCTCACCGGCACGATCTCCGCGCAGCCGCAGGTGTTCGAGATGGGCGACCGCACGGCGGTGCCGCCGTACGACTATCGCGCGATGCGCATCGTCTGCGACGACACGCCGCCGATCGTTCGCGCGTCGTGGCTGCGTGGCGTATCGGCCTTGCCGAACACGTTCGCGCACGAGTCGTTCGTCGACGAACTCGCGGAGCAGGCGGGCGTCGATCCGCTCGAATTCCGTCTGCGCCATCTCACCGATCCGCGTGCGGTGGATCTGGTCAAGGCCGTGGCCGACAAGGCCGGTTGGGAACCGCGTGGTGCCGCGCATGCGGAGGAGCGAAACCGGCAACGCGCCGAGCAGGAAGGCGACGTGCTGCGCGGCCGGGGCATTGCCTACGCGCGCTACGTGCACAGCAAATTTCCCGGCTTCGGCGCGGCGTGGTCCGCATGGGTCGCGGACGTCGAAGTGAATCGCCGCAGCGGCGAACTCGCGGTGACGCGCGTGGTGGTCGGCCAGGACACCGGCACGATGATCAACCCGGACGGCGTGCGCCATCAGATCCACGGCAACGTGATCCAGGCGACGAGCCGCGCGCTGAAGGAGCGCGTGACCTTCGGCGACAACGCGGTGACGAGCCAGGAGTGGGGCGCGTATCCAATCCTGACGTTCCGCGAGGTGCCGGTCATCGACGTGGTGATGATGCCGCGTCACGGCGAGCCGCCGATGGGCGCGGGCGAATCCGCGTCGCTGCCCGGCGCGGCGGCGATCGCCAATGCGCTGTACGACGCGACCGGCGTGCGCTTCCGGCGCCCGCCGTTCACGCCCGAGACGATCCGCGCGGCGCTCGCCGACGCGCAGGCGCAAGAGGCGTCGGCGCGCAGAAAGAAGCGGTGGCGGCTCGGCTTTCTCGGCGCCTTCGCGGCGGGCGCCGCGGGCTGGCTCGGCGCGTTGGCGCTGACGCCGGCGGCGATCGCACCGATCACGCCGCCGCTCGCGAGCAGCTTCGCGCCGGAGCTGATCGCGCGCGGCAAACTGCTCGCCGCGCTCGGCAATTGCGCGGTGTGCCACACCGCGCACAACGGCGTGCCGAACGCCGGCGGCAAACCGCTCGACACGCCGTTCGGCACGGTCTACAGCACCAATCTCACGCCGGACGGCCAGACCGGCATCGGCCACTGGTCGCTCGACGCGTTCATTCGCGCGATGCGGCAGGGCATCAGCCGCGATGGACATCGGCTGTATCCGGTGTTTCCGTACACGTCGTTCCAGAACACCTCCGACGACGACCTCAAGGCGCTCTACGCCTATCTGATGGCGCAAACGCCGGTGCGCTCGCGTCCGCCGGAAACGAAGCTGCCGTTTCCGTTCGGCGTGCGTCCGCTGATGGCCGGGTGGAACGCGCTGTTTCTCGGGCGTACACGCTTCGATGCCCACGCCAATGCGACTGCAAACGCCAACGCAGCGCCGAGCGCGCAATGGAATCGCGGCGCGTATCTGGTGAATGGACTCGGTCATTGCAGCGCCTGCCATACGCCGCGCAATGCGTTCGGCGCGGAGAAGAGCGGCGCGGCCTTCATGGGCGGCGGCCTCGCCGAAGGCTGGGAAGCGCCCGCGCTATCGGCGCTCTCCAACGCGCCGGTGCCCTGGAGCGAAGACGAACTGTTCCGCTATCTGCGCGATGGCCATGCGCCGCTGCACGGCGTCGCGGCGGGGCCGATGGCGCCGGTCATCGGCGATCTGGCCGCGCTGCCCGACAGCGACATTCGCGCGATGGCCACGTATCTGGCCTCGCTCAATCCGCTGGAACCGAACGCCGATCCGCTAGCGACCGCGCGTCAATACGAACAGGCCAGCGCGATCACCGGTGCGCCCACGGGGCTCGGTGCGCGACTGTTCGACGGCGCGTGCGCCGCGTGTCATCACACCGGCAGCGGGCCGCAACTGTTCGGCGCGCACCCGTCGCTCGCGCTTAACACGAATCTGCACAGCGCGACGCCTGATAACCTGATTCGCGTGATTCTGGACGGCATCGCCTCGCCGGCACGCCCCGAACTCGGTACGATGCCGGCTTACCGCGACAGTTTCAACGACGCCCAGGTCGCCGAACTCGTGACCTGGCTGCGCGGCCAGTTCGCCGGCGGCAAGCCGGCCTGGCAGAACGTCGCGGCGAGCGTCGCACGGATTCGCGCGACGCCGCGGGCCGAGTAG
- a CDS encoding ABC transporter substrate-binding protein: MTTRAGWISRLMVPTLLSFAALNASAQQTIKIGEINSYKAQPAFLGPYKNGWNLALDQVNAAGGVLGKQLEVVSRDDNGNPGDTIRVAQELIAREQVQLLFGGFLSNTGLALTDFAKQKKIFFLAAEPLTDKIVWADGNKYTYRLRPSTYMQVAMLVPEAAKLKKKRWALVYPNYEYGQSAVATFKKLLTAAQPDVQFVAEQATPLGNVDAGAVSQAIADAKPDAIFNVLFGADLGKFVREGNTRGLFKDRSVVSLLTGEPDYLDPLGAEAPTGWIVTGYPWYSIDTAANKKFVDAYQAKYHDYPRLGSVVGYSALMSIADGIKKAGSTDPDKLSAAFKGLNVDTPFGPISYRAQDNQSTMGAYVGVTGVKDGKGVMTSYRYIDGASVQPSDAEVKKLRPAD; the protein is encoded by the coding sequence ATGACCACGCGCGCAGGATGGATCTCTCGCCTCATGGTGCCGACGCTGCTCTCGTTCGCCGCGTTGAACGCGAGCGCCCAGCAGACCATCAAGATCGGTGAAATCAACAGCTACAAGGCGCAGCCCGCCTTTCTCGGCCCTTACAAGAACGGCTGGAATCTCGCGCTCGACCAGGTGAACGCGGCGGGCGGCGTACTCGGCAAACAGCTCGAAGTGGTGTCGCGCGACGACAACGGCAACCCGGGCGATACGATTCGCGTGGCGCAGGAATTGATCGCGCGCGAGCAGGTGCAGTTGCTGTTCGGCGGATTTCTGTCGAACACCGGTCTCGCGCTGACCGATTTCGCGAAGCAGAAGAAGATTTTCTTCCTCGCCGCCGAACCGCTGACCGACAAGATCGTCTGGGCCGACGGCAACAAATACACATACCGTCTGCGGCCTTCCACCTATATGCAGGTGGCGATGCTGGTGCCGGAAGCCGCGAAGCTGAAGAAGAAGCGCTGGGCGCTGGTGTATCCGAACTACGAGTACGGGCAGTCGGCGGTCGCGACGTTCAAGAAGCTGCTGACGGCCGCGCAGCCCGACGTGCAGTTCGTCGCCGAACAGGCCACGCCGCTCGGCAATGTCGATGCGGGCGCGGTGAGCCAGGCGATCGCCGACGCGAAGCCGGATGCGATCTTCAACGTGCTGTTCGGCGCCGACCTCGGCAAGTTCGTGCGTGAAGGCAATACGCGCGGTCTGTTCAAGGACCGCAGCGTGGTATCGCTGCTGACCGGCGAACCGGATTATCTCGATCCGCTGGGCGCGGAAGCGCCGACCGGCTGGATCGTGACCGGCTACCCGTGGTACTCGATCGATACGGCGGCCAACAAGAAATTCGTCGACGCGTATCAGGCGAAGTATCACGACTATCCGCGCCTCGGTTCGGTGGTCGGCTACTCGGCATTGATGTCGATCGCGGACGGTATCAAGAAGGCGGGTTCGACCGATCCGGATAAGCTTTCCGCGGCCTTCAAGGGCTTGAATGTCGATACGCCGTTCGGGCCGATCAGCTACCGCGCGCAGGACAATCAATCGACGATGGGCGCGTATGTCGGCGTGACGGGCGTGAAGGACGGCAAGGGCGTGATGACGTCGTACCGTTATATCGACGGCGCAAGCGTGCAGCCGTCGGATGCCGAGGTCAAGAAGCTGCGGCCCGCCGACTGA
- a CDS encoding DUF6496 domain-containing protein: MPEQRTLKRAQADKRAGKAPSTQAGEFVKEQVDKVRAGKHGVRSAKQAIAIGLSEARRAGVAVKSPKKGAASEATRKKADKDNAAGQHRHAASKGTKSTESTAKRSRAASAALKREGSAGASPQALSKQTKTAAAKRPAASRSAAAKKAAATKGAAGRSAAAKKAAHTRASRTHH; encoded by the coding sequence ATGCCCGAGCAGAGAACCCTTAAGCGAGCTCAGGCCGACAAACGTGCCGGCAAGGCGCCGAGCACGCAGGCCGGCGAGTTCGTGAAGGAACAGGTCGACAAGGTGCGCGCCGGCAAGCACGGCGTGCGGTCCGCGAAACAGGCGATTGCGATCGGTCTTTCCGAAGCGCGCCGTGCGGGTGTCGCCGTGAAGTCGCCGAAGAAGGGCGCGGCGAGCGAAGCGACCCGCAAGAAGGCGGATAAGGACAATGCGGCTGGGCAGCACCGTCATGCCGCGAGCAAGGGTACGAAGAGTACGGAGTCGACCGCGAAGCGCTCGCGTGCGGCAAGCGCCGCGTTGAAGCGCGAGGGCAGCGCGGGCGCGTCGCCTCAGGCATTGTCGAAGCAGACGAAGACGGCGGCGGCGAAGCGTCCGGCGGCAAGCCGCTCCGCGGCGGCGAAGAAGGCCGCCGCGACGAAGGGCGCAGCAGGGCGTTCGGCGGCGGCAAAGAAGGCCGCGCATACGAGGGCTTCGCGGACGCATCATTGA